From Brassica rapa cultivar Chiifu-401-42 chromosome A06, CAAS_Brap_v3.01, whole genome shotgun sequence:
TTTAATACAGTTTAGTAAAAACAGTGAAATTAAATAACACTCTAATCACCTAGAACCCATAATATTTCAGGTCATACTAATGACCAAACCACTAGcctaatatacatataaatgaagtatcatacatataaaatacaaaaaattccTCCTTGAGTACTCTCCGATTTTTTCCGCTTTTTCAATAAATCGCTAGGCCCGGATGTGCTGCACGCATAGCGCCTAGCGAGTTTCCGAACAAGGGTTTTacttaataaaatttaacattataTCCTACATTTTTAATTCATAttcttgttttataaaatttgatatatatgtattaacaaaattttctgttttaattaaattaaatagtataaagaaaaattagaaaaaaattgaataaaaaaaattattattaaggtatatttaacaaaaaaataacatttttattttatattcaaatgAAATGAGACTAATCTCTATCTATACATCATAAAAATGTTGCATTAtggtataatttttattttaaaaaaaaataagtttactataaaataattatatttgaatAATTTGAAGGAATTAAAAAAGTACAGAAAGATCAGTAACCAAtaagaatacaaaaaaaaaacaatgtaggACACATTCAATTGTCTTTCAACCCGTTGGCAAATAATCCACCTGGATTCTCACCTTTTTCAACAGGTCCATTGCTTCAATACAGTTGAATATTCAATTCAACAGGGCCATTGCTCATGATCTTATACAatggttttgttttaaaaattcaacaCTCTACCCCACAAATTTTAGTTcatattattgttttttaaaacataacaatTACATATTAATAATTACTTTAAAACTCAAATAATCtaaatttaataacatttattttaaattattatactaagcttattttttaaataatgccAAAAtcaatatgaataaaaaaatttaaattaagaacaTATTAATTTTAAGTTAAATATTTACTTAATTTGGGTGTTAAAAGGATTATTATTAGGATccatttaaccaaaaaaaaaatctaaaacactAAAATGGTCGATTATAGTGAAAAATGACAAATTGTTTTTCCATATCCAAATGAAATGAGAgtagtatttatttatagataaaaaatcttgaattttgatatttttttttaaaaaaatattatataataaatatgtttgagGTGAGTATTAATATCAAGAAAAATAGGCCCCGCCAGTGAGagaaaatcatttaaatttatcCAGATTAAAAAATCAGGTAAAGCCGCGCGCGTGTGATACACACGGTAAATTCTGGTTTACTGTAGAGCAACACGTGGCAGTGCGGACCACAAATTTTTTATTCAGTTGTTGAAACTTTCCAACCCATGTTGACACCACGTAGACAAACACATTTTTACAACACCCTCACTGCAATGGTTAAAACTGTTGAAAATGAGTTTCAACACCCCATTGTGGATGGTCTAATATACCATATTCATgctatttgtattttttaagcAGATAGAAAACATCGTTGACCAAAAAACAAGGATAGAAAACATCTAAGTATAGTATACAACAACTAAATTTCCGTATTCCTCATTTTAATGATTAACTATGTCATTTCACTATTTGAGGAAAAACTGTTATTTAAGTATTAACTAGATTATGATGCGGTAGATGCATAATTCcgtttcaattttaatttttctaaaagtATATGAAAACaagttattataaattttattgtaCTTATTGAGTTTggaatttattttcatttaaaaattatggTATCTTTGTGTATTgttttttgtaactttgtatCTTTGCGTATTTAAAACTGTTCTATGGACTAGTGTTATATTATCTTAATTAAATGTAAAACATATACTTTCTTTCTTCGATTATTAGCAGGGGCAGAGGCGTATTGAAGGGAATGAGGTCAGCTGACCCTACTTGATTTTAATTATCCAAGACCATCTCCAGCTCacttctataatagagatctctaaaatagagacGAGGTTTTTTCTCCAATGTGTTCATCTATTATAGAAAAAATCTCATCTTTAATTGTTTCTCGATTTTAGAGATCTCTATCATAGAAGTGGGTTGGATATGCTCTAAGGCGTTTTGTTCAGCTGATCCAAATTTATACATTGGTGgaaaaacataaatcaaaatgtTACGcagctttttattttttttaaaggctttctaaataaaattaaaagtaaaagtAAAGTTACAAGCTATGATCCATGCAGTGAAACAAAGTTTTATAAAGATAGAAACATAAGAACTTAAAAACCAACGACAAACATGATGATAGAAAGAAGACCATAAGGTCTAGATGATGATAAACTTTTAAAAGTTGGAGGGAATGAGAAAAACCAAAGATCTTGCCTCGGCTTCCACGTCCTCTACGCCCAAGGCTGTGTTTATTTCCACGACCCCTACCAAAAGGAGAAGAAAACATATATTGAACTTTTGAGAAGGTTTGACAGGGCGATCTCTCAAAGTCTTTCAACCAGAAACTGTCAAATGATCTTCAGCGTGAAGCGATTGGTCCTCCTCTGAAGAATTATCTCAGGaaacatcatcttcatcatgttATGCAGCTATTAAGAAAATCTCTCTAATTATATATGAACAAAGCCGGCCCTTGGCTAAGCCCATTGAAACATTTGTCTTAGACCTCTATTTTTAAAGCtctatttagaaaaaaaattcaatatacattaaataatatatttttcttaaatgagATCCCACACAGATTTGGCAATATCACGTTAGTTTAACCAACCGAAATCCATTTGAATGGGCCAAAGAATACACTAATGCAATATCccattttctcaatttttttgactaatgtgtttctcttctttttttttcttggactCTTGCACTTATTATTGTCTTAAGCTTCTTCCTTTCCTGTCTTAACCTGGAAACCAAAAACAcaatttcattattattttgtcAATTGCTTGTGTCTGCTTATATCAGAAGCAAAATTTCGCCATAAGCCATGAAAGGTATTCAAAATTCTGTtactataattataaatatgatcATCAAGCCAATTCCTGCTAAATTTTTCTTTGACATGAAATTTTGTGATGTAATATATAGGCccctattttttattttgtttcaagcCCCCAAATTTTAAAGACCGGCCATGCATATGAAGATACATGCATGGGTGGGTGGTTATTGATCTAATATGTATCCTGAATGCATGGATATGGATTAATAAAGATCACTTTAACCCTAAGAGATTTATGAATCTATAATGAATATATTGTATACAACTATGCGTGCATGTATccatttgttgtaaaaaaaaaaactaagcgTGCATGTATCTATATATTGTTGAAAGGgtagattttaattttatttattattatctagttaaataaaatattaggtAATATATTTATcgattttcatttctttttgaattttatgGAGGTTGGGGATTTTTCTACCTCTATAATTTTGTTAgggtaaataaaaaatatttatttttaaatttcaattaaTGCAGAATAATCGTGCCCTTTAAAATAATCTAATATGTAAGTAATGACCACAATACTATTAATAAAGATTCTATGTATAAATTTACACaatgatattatatatacatcacagatgatataaatgttaattttattgtatacttttcttttaatagtcTATATTATTTAGGTTTTTTAAATTATCAGATTTTTATGATATTAGTAATAACATTTTCTCTTAATTATGAATATTAATCTACATAAACATATTTATCGTATATACCCGATGTAAGCATCAGCGTATACATATTAAACATTATACAGTGATACATCGTCTGACTAAGATAACGACCGATGTAAACTGTCTGATAAGATTTTTTGGGTCCCTCTtgcttccactcattttcttcAAGAGCTTCTTGTAGGGCATCCTCTTAAGTTTGCCGTGTTTTTGATGTTGAGGCTCTCCAGGGAGGAGCTTTTTAAGTTGATGAAACGGTGGTTAACCATGGTGATGTAGCAGTTGTTCTGGTCTTCTCTTCCAATCCTTCTTCATTTCTGTATTTTTAGGGTCCCTGAGGACGGGCTCGCCTTAGTCGGCTCCAGAGTCCTGACAGTGAAGACCCAAGTCTTCCATTTTCGCTTGTTTTGAAGAATTTCCGCTTCCTCTAGTTTATCTCACCTCTAGAAGGAAGCCCGGTTAGTAGCTCGCCTCCTACCTAGTTTCCTCATTCTTATCTTCCGAGTTCCTTTGTGATGTGTGGCCGGAGTCGAGAGATTAACCTTGGACTGCATGGAACAGAGCGATTCCTGCCCTCTAGTGGTAGTGAAGACAGTCATTGGAGGTTTTGAAGTTTTTCTGATCGGTGTCTTCTGATTTTGGTTCAACGGAATTTTTATGCTTCAAAGAATAGGGCAAGTTTGGTCTACTTCTTCCCCCTGTGGTTGCTAGGAACCAGCAGTGTATCTTTGGCTAATATCTTCTTGGAGGTTCTTTTGCGATTGATATGGCTGACTGGAGCTAATAGCTGCTTGTTTCATTATCTTAGCATAACTCTCTAGCTGGTCAATTTGGGcataacactacaagaaaacaagtTGGAAGTCCCgacgaaaaaaaaattgtcgaGAATTTCCGAGGAATTCTCGATACATTTCCGATGGAAAAAAAATTTGACTCCAAAAAATCTGTCAGCGGATATTCCGTTGGGAATCCATGGGTAATTCCCAACGGAAGTCAAGAGTATTGAAGATATAATTTAGGAGTTAACGGTCTCAAAATATTACCACGGGATATGATAAGTGTAAAAATAAGTTTGAACATAGTAAACaatcaatatattttcaaaataacatcaccaaaaaataaattgattaaataataAACTTCGATGTAATAATATGTTTACATACATAAACAATTAACAGAATTATtcaataatatttcaaaaaaatttagcGTTTTTGATAGTGTATGAGGATAATATACTTTTGTATACCAATGATATAACATAATCAGATATTATCGATATACCTTACTGAATTCCCGATGGATTCCCGAGTTTTGGGGCTTCCGTGGGAAATCCATCAGGAATTTTCCATGGATTCCCAACAGAATAACCATGGACATCTTTTTGGGGTTTCTGTAAAGAATCTGTGCGGAATTTCCGATGGATTCCCCACTGAAAACCGATTTTGGGGCTTCCGTCGGGAATACATGGGGAATTACAGACGGATTCCCGAAAGAAACTATAAAACTcggttgaaatttttttttacgatCTTTCAAAGAAGTGAATGTCTTCTTACAAATTAATCGGATCATATAATAAGTAGGAAACACAGTGACTAAATTACTAAACGCTCAATAGTTTAAAATGCTAATAATGTCCGAGGATATATTTCTTTTAACATAATGTATTCTTACGGAATTGAATCAcgatgtttgtttttaattttctacaATTTGGTTTACAttgttttttatcatttttggagtaaaaaaaccTTATATTTTGGATGTATAACTTACTAACAACATTCGGAACCAGTTATAAAGTTTAAAAGACACAAAACCACATACCATAGGGAGTCCGCGGGAAATCCGTGGGTGATCCTTTGAGAATATTAAccgcaaaaaaaaattggtgaaAATTTACCTGAGAATATTGACTGCCAAAACATTTCAGCGAAGTTTGCCTATTTCGttggaattatatatatataatttttcggCAGTCAATATTCCCAGGTAAATTTCACCAATCTTTTGGcagtcaatatatatatatatatccatgtcttcttcttcccaattatcctctctctctctctctctctctctctctctctctctctctctctctctctctctctctctctctctctctctctctctctctctctctctctctctctctctctctctctctctctctctctctctctctctctctctctctctctctctctctctctctctctctctctgcagaTTCCAAGATTTTCTTCTTTGATTTTCACTCGGCTTCTTTCCAATGCTTGCCAAAATCATGTAAGTTTTCAATCCTTATGTGTTTATCATGTTAGATACATGTTAGGATGTTGGATTTGATATTTTGGAGCTTAGATTTAAGGGATTGTGTTCTTAGTGTTTTGTTGGTTAATATATTGATTGTTTTTGTTAGTTTAGGATTATTATGTgtttatgtaattttaaaagtgttttatcatttaaaaatgGATTTTCAGTTGTTAAAGAAATTAGCTTTTTGATATATTGCATTTTAAGAAAAAGTTTAttggtttttaatatataaaaacgttttttaaaaatattatatatctagaatcatttaaaatatatataaacgtTTTCGTtagtaattataatattaaaaaacgtttttacaataatttcaaatataagttatcaaaaaaataataataatttcaaatatataaaaactcttctccatattttaaattttccataacttgtttcaattatttaatttatactttaaatatttcaaaatgtttcaaaaaaatatttaaaatgttttagttattattaaaaatatttaatatataatttatataaaatttttagtttaaaatttataaatttaattctACCTGCAGATTCCAAGCTTTTTCTTCGATTTTCACTCGTCTTCTTTCTAATGCTTGTCAAAATCATGTAAGTTTTTAATCCTTTTGTGTTTATCATGTTTGATACATGTTAGGATGTTGGATTTGATATTTTGGAACTTAGATTTATGGGATTTTGTTCTTAGTGTTTTGTTGGTTAATATATTGATTGTTTTTGTTAGTTTAGGACTATTATGTgtttatgtaattttaaaagcgttttatcatttaaaaatgGATTTTCAGTTGTTAAATAAATTAGCTTTTTAATGTATTGCATTTTAAGAAAAAGTTTATaggtttttaatatataaaaacgttttttaaaaatattatatatctagaatcacttaaaatatatataaacatttttgttagtaattataatataaaaaacgtttttacaataattttaaatatataaaaactcttctccatattttgaattttccataacttttttcaattattaaagtatattttaaatatttcaaaacaatatttaaaacgttttaattattattaaaaatattgaatatataatttatataaaatttttagtttataatttataaatttagcatttatatgtttaatttgttagattaaatttatatattataaatctttttacaaattaagtatatttttggtatattttatttaatttaattttatttttttaaattattttacttttcaaaaattCCCGACGCATGTCGGTTGGAAATTTCCGATGGGTATTCCCTACAAATTTTCGTTGGAAATCCGTCAGGAAAATGTCTGTCCAGCATCTGTCGGAATGGCCCGATGAATTTCCGATGGATTTTCAATTCCCAACGAGATAATCCTGACGAATAGTTTTGTCAAGAATTTGTGGAGAACGCCGAATCTTGATGGTTTTCCGACAATTTATCCGTTGGAATTCACGTGTTTTGTATTGGTAaggaaaattattttatatacttagtgatttttttatctttcttttcgGGAGTGCGGGGAGGGAGGGAAAAAACATGAAGTCATTTAAATGCCCGAAGTCTGCATAAGCTTGAGgagaaatatttatttgttgttAAGCCAAAGTCCCAGGTCTCTGAGTAAGCCCGTACTTTTTTGAAGAATCCTGCAGTTGTCATTTTGAACTGAATCCATACATGAGTGGAGGAGGTTGGGGTACGGTACTAAAGGTCGTCGGATTTAGGTACCAAATGCTTTAGCAATCTTAGATTCAAGCGCCTTGTATCTCTTGAACATTACAAGTTAAAGAATTCACATATTTGACAACAGAAAACAAAGTTTTtggaaataaacacatattttttGTTGGAAATAAAAACAGTGGCACAGAAGAAATAGATACTTTTGCGATATCATTTTATACTAATAGAAACGCATTTAAATAACTTTTCAtgtatattaaattttcaatgtAATTAGATGAATCATGTTTTGTCTAAACtcattaaaaagtttaaatatGCGAtagttttttttgaagaaagggTTTTCAGAAATATGCGATAGTAAGAGATACATTTTACGGACTTCCATGTAAATTCAAGGTCAAGCAAGTATAAAATAGTAACATATCCAGCTCGCCAAATAACAATTAACAAGCAAGATTGGTTCTTGCACGTCGTAAATCTTTTTCTTAAAGCCAGTCAAGTGATAAATTCAATTTGTTTACTATTACGCACGAAGAGACTAGtcaattatacaaaataattctATTTTAGTGAAATCTATAGAgtatataaaaagaagaaaatattctCTAGTTGGATATAAAGAATTTAATTACATAAGGttgtatgtaatatatattattagcttATACATGCCTATATGCATAAAATAATTagattatatgtatatacagGCCTATATAGAGATGGTTCTTATTGTGGttgaacaaaaaacaaaaggtGGGTGTCTTACTTGAACTCTAGGCAGCGTTACATTTCATGTTATGCCCGCTATGAAGAAACGAAAGCAAAGCGTCTCGAAGGAAGAGGTTCGTATCATCTCTTCGACTACATCAACAAAGGCATCAGGAGAAAAATCTTGTCTCCCAATGGATACCATCCTTGAGGTACTTTCGAGATTGCCTGCCAAATCTATAGCGAGGTGTCGTGTCGTGTCTAAAGACTGGGGTTCCACTCTCTGCCGTCCATATTTCACGGATCTGTTTCTGAAGATGTCTTCTCTTAGTCCTTGTCTCCTTTTCACTTTCCATGCAGAGGGTAAGTGGTCATTTTTCTCCTCACCTGAGTCTATGCTGATTTCAGACCAGAAGTCGTCTAGTGTAGCTGTCGATAGTCTTAGTCATGTCCCTATAGATTATCCCATTAGAGTTTGTGTCCCTGCTTGTGGATTGTTGTGTACTAAAGATGAGTGGGTTTTAAGTAGAAAGAAAGATGCTAGGATGATGATATGTAACCCTAGCACAGGAGGATTCAAACTTTTACCCAAAGTGAAAACGGGGAGGGGTCGGGTTATGACATATTTAGGGTATGATCCAATAGAAGAAGTATACAAGGTATTGTGTATGACAGCTAGTGAAAGGCCCTATATTCAAAAAGCTGAACAACATCAGGTTCTCACGTTAGGAACGGGAAAACTGAACTGGAGAATGATTGAGTGTCCCATATCTCATTATCCCCGACCTCGAGATAATGAGATTTGCATAAACGGAGTTTTATATTATTCAGCTGTGGAAGGTGGGTCTTGGAGAACCTCTACGTCGTCTATGATTGTCTGTTTTGACATAAGATCTGAGAAGCTGAAGTTTATTGTTGATGAAGCTATCAAGGATTTTAAATCTCCTTCAACTCTAATAAATTACAAGGGAAAATTAGGTATACTCACTCCTCATACATCAGGTGCTATCGATGGAATATCCATTGGTTTCGAATTGTGGGTCATAGATGATATTGAGAAACCTACATTGTGGAGACATGCTCACATATTTCCGCCACTATGGGATACTCTAGTTGCTCAGACAAGTGTAAATATTGTTGGCCTTACCGGTGATAGTGAAATCGTGTTTTCTCCAACCGTCGTGTCCAACCCTTTCTACATTTTCTGCTACAACATGGAAACGAAATCTATCAGAAGAGTTGAAATCAAAGGTTTTGGACCTGTCACGGGTCAAAATATTTACACATTCTTAAACCATATGGAGAATGTGAAACTTATTACATAAGTGCTTTGAATTTCGTTTGTAAAAGCTTCATGAGAGCTAATTTTCTTTTCTACATCAACTATCATGGGACTGTCTTTGTTTTATCGTGGATCGATCTATGCAATTTACcgattaatatataattatttatatttactttattgTGTTGATCATCTGTATCTCATTACTGTGCCCATGATCTTGTTTACATTATTACTTGGAACCCATACATATTTGTTctaaactattatatttataataacttTAAACTTTATCTTACGTTGTACACATTTTCGTTTCACATTCTTGTGTCACACTAACATTAAAACTTTGCATGATTTTGTGACAACCCGCCCCGTGGGAACTATCTGTCCCGTGGGTCCCAGGTTtacagcgctgcagcgcaccgaccccaacccctccATTATGAGTTGACTCCAATACCTGCAGTtcaattggtgacagcttgtcATGTGGGAAtgttgttaaagggtgaggtcaTGGGTTCGAGGCTCACCAACAACTTAATTATAGAGTTAGAGAGAACTCATAATggaggggttggggtcggtacgctgcagcgctgtgagctTGGGGCCCACAGGACAGGTAGTTCCCACTGAACGGGTTGTCACATAAATAGTCatcaattggtgacagcttgtcctgtgggaatgctgttaaagggtgaggtactgggttcgaggctcaccaacaacctaattatacAGTTAGAGAGAACTCATAATGGAGGGATTGGGGACGGTGCGCTGCAGCGTGACAACCCGCCCCCTGGGAACTACCTGCCCCGTGGGCCCCAagctcacagcgctgcagcgcaccgaccccaacccctccattatgagttctctctaactctataattaggttgttggtgagcctcgaacccaggacctcactctttaacagcattcccacagaacaagctgtcaccaattgatcTGCAGGTCAATTGGTGACAGCTTATCCTGTGGGAATGatgttaaagggtgaggtcatgggttcgaggctcaccaacaacctaattatagagttagagagaactcataatggaggggttgggatcggtgcgctgcagcgctgtgagcctGGAGCCCACGGGGCGGGTAGTTCCCACGTGGCGGGTTGTCACAGTTTTTAGTTCCACAAGAAAAGAAACGTTAAATGTAAATTTGCACATTACGGCCTTCCTTTTGAAATGGACCTCATACTACAACAACATGTCTTTGGTAGATGTAACGTTTTCCAGAAAAGTACCTAGGAAATAACCTTTGATGGATTTTGTGTTATTTTAATCATCGAGTTACTCTCTGGATGTAACATGATCTATATTGATCAACTGGTGGTAGCCTAGTGGCAATCTCTTGGAGCTTATGGGTTCGATTTTCTCTAGGACCTATATTATCACTACTTGGTCAGTCTTGATTTGGGCTTTGGCCCAAGTGGTTTACATGGTGGGCCATAACATATGATTGGTCCACTTCCACGCATTATTCGGAAGGTATTCCAAACTCGGGTCAGGCAGTGTGGTACGCTTTCGGACTAGTCCACTCTGTAGCACTAAGCGCGTTCCTCCCGGAGCCGACCAGATCAGCCGATTgggtttataaataaaaaacatgatATATATTGATTGAAAACATTAATGCAATAGTTATAAATGTGCCAAAATGAGTTAGGTTGCTCAACTCAGTTCAGCTGTTCATGATGAATTTGGATTTTTCGAGATAGCTCagtttaatttatttgttatatgAGTTTCAATATAAagaatcgtactatatataagaGCATTTAAACAGTGAAGCCAAGTCTGAGTAACTGaagagactgaagaaagctataagAGCCTTTGGCAGAGAAATCTATTATGGTCTGGAAAAAGGTAGAGAATGTCCATTGACCAGTGTCAGGCTCTTGCAAACCGAACTTCTTTAAACAGTGATGCTGAGTCTCAAGTTCACGAAAAATGGCTTAATTTCTTTGGTAAAATGAAGAAGAGAGTTTCTTCATTCAGTGCTCCCAATATCACATGGTTGAGAAAAGGTGACAGCAACACAGCCTACTATCACCGAATAATAGCTGTTGAAGGTCAACTACCACATAAAATATCTCCTTGACACAAGATGGTAATCAGATAGAAGCGCAAAATGGTATTCAAAGCCTCTCTTCCCTTATGACAAAGGATCAAAGTCAAGCTTTGTATGATCAAAGAGATCTGGCTATCTTAATGTCTTTTTGCTGCTCAACAACCCCAAAACAATGCGACCAAGAGCTTATCCCCACATGAAATAAAGGATGCTTTCTTCTGTTTTGCCGAAAAATAAAACCAATGGTCCGAACAGGTACGCACGGAGTTTTGGATCTTGAACTGTAGTTGGGAGTACAGCACTTGATGCCATCCTAGAAAATTTTAAGGCTGACCGGCTTTTAAAGAAATTGAACTCAATGTCTCTCGTTCAGATCCTTAAGGTACCCTGCACGGTTCGTCCAAATGAATTCAGACTCATCTGATGTGTCAGAACACTCTACAAATTCGTCTAGCGACTTCTCAGCAAAAAGTTACAAAAGATTCTAATCCATGTCATTCAATCAGCGTTTATTCATGGCCGGCTCTTTGTGGAACATGTCATGCTCTACACAGAGATGGTTCATGGTTACAACATGAAATATATTGACAAGA
This genomic window contains:
- the LOC103873056 gene encoding F-box protein At3g49450-like, yielding MKKRKQSVSKEEVRIISSTTSTKASGEKSCLPMDTILEVLSRLPAKSIARCRVVSKDWGSTLCRPYFTDLFLKMSSLSPCLLFTFHAEGKWSFFSSPESMLISDQKSSSVAVDSLSHVPIDYPIRVCVPACGLLCTKDEWVLSRKKDARMMICNPSTGGFKLLPKVKTGRGRVMTYLGYDPIEEVYKVLCMTASERPYIQKAEQHQVLTLGTGKLNWRMIECPISHYPRPRDNEICINGVLYYSAVEGGSWRTSTSSMIVCFDIRSEKLKFIVDEAIKDFKSPSTLINYKGKLGILTPHTSGAIDGISIGFELWVIDDIEKPTLWRHAHIFPPLWDTLVAQTSVNIVGLTGDSEIVFSPTVVSNPFYIFCYNMETKSIRRVEIKGFGPVTGQNIYTFLNHMENVKLIT